The following DNA comes from Ignavibacteria bacterium.
TTATCAGCATCTTCAGATTCCAGGAATAACAGCTGAGCAATTACTAAGCTTGCAGTATGGTCATCAACCGGGAAGCCAAGGAAAATTATCCTTTCCCTTAACAGCCTTGAATAGATATCCATACCTCTTTCACCCCTGGCAGTCTGTTCTACTACCATAGGTACAAGCTGGTTCGCAATATTGAGGCCTTTTTCAATTTCCAGCTTATTGCCGGATATGATCTTCTGATAATTCATTTATTTCCTTCTAATTAGTGAATTATTTAGAGTAAAAACTTTTTTATTTATTCAGTTTTCTTTTTTCTTGGCTTTTTGGGTTTTGCTTCTTTTTTCTTTTCATCTCCGTGGTCATGTTCGCCGCCATCATCATGTGAATGATCGTGTCTTTCTACATCCTTTATCTTTGCATTTTCTATCAAAAAGTTCATCAGCTTATCATCCAAGACCCTGTATTTTACATCAGGATTGTTTTCATAAACTGCTTTTATCTTTTCAACAGGCAGGTTGTATTTCTTAGCATCAGCTTCGATCACAGGCTCAAGATCTTTATCGGTAACTTCGATCTTTTCCATTTCTATGATCTTATCTCTTATCAGGTACCATTTTACCTGCAGGATAGCATCAGCGCGTTTTGTTTTCCTGTATTCTTCTTCATCAAATTCTTTGGGAAGCTGGCGCTTTGGATTCTGGTTCTTTACATCTTCAATGTATGAATTCAGAATATTTTCAACCAGTGCATCAGGAACAGGTATCTCATTTAACTTAATCAATTCGCTGACAATATTGTTCCTTATTTCCTGGTCAGCAATATTCTTATAAATCCCTTCAAGCTCTTTTTTAACTTTTCCTCTGAATTCTTCAGTGGTCTTAATTTCTTCATCTTTGTAAATGCTTTTGAAGAAGTCTTCGTTTAGCTCAGGGAAAATTACTTTATCGACCTTTTTGCAAAGTACCTTATATTTTTCAATAGTTCCTTCTTCCTGTCCCGGCAGGTTCAGAATTCTTTCTTCGCCAACAGAGATCTCTGCAAGCTGTTCTTTGAATTCCTTGTTGATCTGCGGATCGTTAAGGTAAAACCTCACATCTTTATCGCTTTGGCCGATAATTTCAGTGCCGGTTTCATCAAGCTTCTGCACATCCATTGTCAGTGAAAATTCATCACCATCTGCTTTAGGAGCATCTTCATATGTAACATGTTTTGACTGCAGGTATTTTACTTCATCATCCACCATTTTTTCATCAACATTATGGATGGTTCTGTTTACTTCAACACCTTTATAATCAGCAAGCTCAAACTCTGGCTTGATCTCATATTTTATTTTAAATTTAAATAGCTGCTTGGCTTCATAATCCATATCCACCATTTGCGCTTCACCAAGCGGGTGGACGTGGTTCTCATCCAGGTAATTTTTGTAAACATCATTAGCCACATCTTCCAGGGAAGCCTGTTCTATCATATCGCCGTACATGCGTTTTATCATTGAAACGGGGGCTTTTCCTTTACGAAAACCCGGGATTTCAGCCTTTTTTTGATATTTTTGAAAAGCTTTTTCAAAATGGGGAGCAAGATCTGCGTATGTTAACTCGAACTCAACTTCCTGTTTTACAGCATCAATTTTATTTATCTTAAATTCCATATTTTCAGTTTAATTAATCAGCAAATATAGCTTTTATCAAATTTTCGAACAATGATAAAATATTAAAACATGGCTATAATTGATAAATGTATGGTTTATTCATCATTTTATGGATAAATTTGAAGCATTATGAACAAAAAGCTTATCAATTTACTCAGGAAAAATAAAAGAACAGTAATCGGTCTGCTTTCCGGTACTTCTGTTGACGCAATAGATGCGGTTTTATTGCAAATTACAGGCAGCGGAGCTGGTACAAGGGTTAAAATTATGGATTTTATTGAACATCCGGTTCCCCAAAATGTCAGACTTGAAATTTTTAAGAATTCCGCTAAAAATACGGCAAGAATTGAAGGAATTACCAGGCTGAATGTAATAATGGGTGCTTTATTTGCAGATGCTGTTCTGAAGATATTGAAACGGAATAAGTTACTTTCAAATAATATCGATCTTATCGGTTCTCATGGGCAGACTATTCACCACCTTCCTGAAAAAAAGAATTATTGCGGGTATAGAGTCAAATCCACGCTGCAAATTGGCGATCCCGCAATTATTGCGAATTTAACCGGTATTACTACCGTGGGTGATTTCAGGATAGCTGATTGCGCTGTTGATGGTGATGGTGCGCCTCTTGTTCCGTACCTCGATCATATTTTATTCACCCACAAAAGCAAAAACCGTGCATTACTTAATATCGGGGGTATTTCAAATATTACTATATTGAAAAAAAACTCAGCCAAACGAGATGTTTTTGCTTTTGATACAGGTCCCGGAAACATGATAATTGACGGCTTGATGTACCATTTGTTCAAAAAGAAATTTGATAAAAACAGCTCAACTGCCTTAATGGGTAAAGTAAATACGGAATTATTTAATTATCTGATAAAAGATAAGGGCTATTCAAGCCCGCCGCCAAAATCAACGGGCAGAGAGCATTACGGCGCAGAATTTCAGTTAAAACTTCTGAAAAAATTCAAAGGGATAAACAAATTTGATATTATCAGAACAGTAACGGAATTCACTGCATATTCGATCTGGTATAACTACCGCAATTATATCGAAACCGAATGCAAAATAAATGAGCTTATTGTAAGCGGGGGCGGAGCGGAAAATCCTTTAATAATGAGAAGCTTAAAGAATTATTTTAAAGGAGTTAATGTCTGCAGGCTTAAAGCCGGGGGAATCAATTCAAAAAATAAAGAAGCTGTACTTTTTGCCGTACTTGCAAATGAGTGTATTAACGGTAATCCCGCAAATATGAACCGCGTTACCGGCTCAACCAAAGATGTTATTTTAGGAAAGATATGCCAGGCATGAGATAAAGACAGTGACACAGGCATTTTGAGAATGCATTCATGCAATGAAAGTATTTATCTTTATCTGAATTCATTTTCTTTACCTTTTTAAATTACGGAAAGTGGATTAGTCATAGTTGCCACGACCTTTAGGTCGTGGACCCTGGACAGCATCTCAAGGGGCTTCAGCCCCTAAAAAATTGAAAATCAGTTAGCGGCTAAAGCCGTTAAAAGGTCAGTAAATATATCCACGACCTAAAGGTCGTGGCAATTAAAATTCCACCATAACATTATGTATAAAGATAAAATAGCGATTGTAACAGGCGGTACAGGAGCGTTGGGCAGGGTTATTGTAAATCATTTTGCTGCACAGGGTATGAAAGTGTATGTACCGGTTCGCTCTATGCCTGAATTTATGAAAGTGTTTGAACAAACAGATGAAACTGAATTCAAAGGATTGCCCAAACGATATGGCTTGCCATGTGACGCATCAAATGAAATTGAAGTGAAGGAATTTTGCGATAACGTGGTAAAACAGGAAAAAAGAATAGATTTCCTCGTAAATACTGTTGGCGGTTACCACCCAAAACGAAGTGTGACAGATACTGATAAGGAGTTTATCGAACAGCAGCTTATGCTGAACTTTTATACTATGTTTTTTTTTACAAAACATGCGCTAAGTTATTTTAAAATGAGTAACTTCGGGCGGGTCGTTTCAGTTGGCGCAAAGCCCGCAGTTGAAACAACTGCCGGCAAGTTTGCTTATAGCTTCAGTAAAGGGGGAGTTGTAAACTTAATGTTAACTCTTGCCGAAGAACATAAGGCTGATAATATCACTTTCAATACTATTATCCCAAGTGTTATTGATACTCCCGCCAACCGCGAAAGCATGCAGAACCAGGATTTTTCCACTTGGGTAACTCCTTTGGAAATTGCTGAAACATGCCTTTTTTTGATGGGTGATGGAGCAAAATCTTATCGCGGGAATGTAATTAAGATGTATGGGAGAGTGTAATTTAGAGAATATATAGCTCCCCTCCTGTTTTTAGGAGGGGAAGAGTCCCGCTGAAAGCGGGACTAGGGGTGGTTATATTTTTATTATCAAATAGAGAAATGCGCAAAAACCAGTTACACAATATTGATAAGTTAAGAGATAGAAGAAAAGAACTACGTTCCAATCTAACACCCGCAGAAGCATTTTTGTGGAAATATCTTAAGAACAGTCAGCTTGAAGGCAGAAAATTCAGAAGGCAGCATAGTTTTGGAAAATTTGTGATTGACTTTTATTGTTCTACCCAGAAACTAGGAGTGGAACTTGATGGTATGTATCATTTTACTGAAGAACAAATAAAATATGATGCTGAAAGGAGTGAATATATGAATTCGTTGGGAATAAGGATAATACGATTTGAAAATGCAGAAGTGTTTGAGAAAACTGATGAAGTGTTGATTAAAATCAAAGATTGTTTTAGAAGCAACCACCCCGTCACTTCGTGACACCCCTCCTAAAAACAGGAGGGGAGCTTATATTATCTGATGTTTTTAAATTATTGTATTTACATAAGGAAATAAAAAAAATACTGAATCCGCAAACGGTTAATACTTATAATTTATCTGTAATATCTTCAGCTTTTTATCCTTTGTTGTGACATAAATATATTTACCGTCCACAACAGCTATCCTGTTCACCTTATCTGAAAACTTATAATTCCCGGCGAAGTAATATGATTTAGGAGCATCGTTATAGAACCCTTCTATGCTTTTATCATCAGCTACCCATACATAAAAATTCGATGCAATTACCTGGTGTGAATTCCTTCTGCCAAAAAGGTTGAATTGCCATTCGGGATTAGGAAGCTTTGATATATCTAATACCTGCACACCTGACGAACCCTGTGGAATATAAGCCAGGTTACCATCTATAAAAGGCTCGAAAAAGCTGCCGCCTGAAGTGTATGTACCGATTATCGGTAATGCTGATTTATCATTCAAGCCTATGATTGTCAAGTGACCAAGCGAACTTGATACATAAGCTATATTATTTGATACTGCAATTCCGCTTGCGCTGAAAGGTATAATCTGTGTATTCTTATAAACAGGGAAGTCAGCAATATTAACGTCATATACCTGCAGCCCGGCATCTTCATTGATTGCATACAGGTAGCCGTTATCTATTACAATTTTTGTAACTCTGCCGTTTGTCAGTATCTGCGTTTTTTTCTTTAGGGGTGATTTTGTCATGTCATATACTGCAATTTCATTTGCAAACAGCGCATAACAATAATGTCCGATGAAAGCTATACTTTTTGTACCGGCAAATTCTTTGATCTCAGAAATAGTGGGGCTGTATGGATCCCTAATTGATACTGGATAAACCGCTATTGGAGTTAAAACATAAGCATTATCATATAACACAATATCGAAAGGTTCGCTTGTGAACTCAAATGTGTTGATGAGGTCTAAATTTACCTGTCCGCTGCGGGAATGATTAAATAAAGGCGCTAAAATGAAAACTATTAAAACGGCTAAGAGAGCATTTTTCATAATATTTTCTGTTTAGGTATTGTACAAATTTGCTTAAAAATACAATTATTTCAAATAGCAGATAATTGTATATTTTGTAACAAATTGTAAAAACAAAAAACCCTCCGTTATCAAACGGAGGGTTAGAAAAACCGGATTATTTATGCTAAAACTGCTTTTATCCTTTTAATTGCTTCGTTGATATTTTCAACAGAGTTTGCGTATGAAAACCTGATATATCCTTCGCCGTATGCGCCGAATGAAGTGCCTGAAAGGCAGGCTACGCCTGCTTCATATAATAATTTGTCAGCAAGCTCTTTTGATTTATAACCTGTTCCTGTAATATTCGGGAATGCATAAAAAGCGCCATCCGGCATTGAACAGTTAAAACCTTTAATTGAGTTCAGACCTTCAACTATGATATGCCTTCTTCTGTCAAATTCTGCTACTATAGCGTCAACAGCATCCTGCGGACCCGTTAATGCTTCGATGCAGCCTTTTTGTACGAAAGCATTGTTGCATGAATTACTGTTTACCATAAGCTTGGTAATAACAGGGGCAAGCTCGGTATTCATTATACCGTAACCGGCTCTCCAGCCTGTCATAGCGTATGTTTTTGAAAAACCGTCAAGAATAATAGTTCTATCTTTATACCCTGGCAGCTTTGTAATTGAAAATGATTCAGCTCCATCGTAACAGATCCTTGAATAAATTTCATCTGAAAGAACCATACAATCCCTGTTCTTAAGAATTTCAGCAATAGCTTCAAT
Coding sequences within:
- a CDS encoding SDR family oxidoreductase, yielding MYKDKIAIVTGGTGALGRVIVNHFAAQGMKVYVPVRSMPEFMKVFEQTDETEFKGLPKRYGLPCDASNEIEVKEFCDNVVKQEKRIDFLVNTVGGYHPKRSVTDTDKEFIEQQLMLNFYTMFFFTKHALSYFKMSNFGRVVSVGAKPAVETTAGKFAYSFSKGGVVNLMLTLAEEHKADNITFNTIIPSVIDTPANRESMQNQDFSTWVTPLEIAETCLFLMGDGAKSYRGNVIKMYGRV
- a CDS encoding endonuclease domain-containing protein translates to MRKNQLHNIDKLRDRRKELRSNLTPAEAFLWKYLKNSQLEGRKFRRQHSFGKFVIDFYCSTQKLGVELDGMYHFTEEQIKYDAERSEYMNSLGIRIIRFENAEVFEKTDEVLIKIKDCFRSNHPVTS
- a CDS encoding pyridoxal phosphate-dependent aminotransferase, with amino-acid sequence MKFADGISRLGTETAFEVLAKAKALEAEGKNIIHLQIGEPDFPTPKNICDAAVRSIQAGDTHYTGAAGTPELRKVIAEYVSRTRGVDFTADNVVMTPGAKPIMFFVILALLQHGDEAMYPNPGFPIYESMINFTGAKAVPMPLTQENNFNIDLKDFESKVNEKTRLVIINTPGNPTGKTIPRKDIEAIAEILKNRDCMVLSDEIYSRICYDGAESFSITKLPGYKDRTIILDGFSKTYAMTGWRAGYGIMNTELAPVITKLMVNSNSCNNAFVQKGCIEALTGPQDAVDAIVAEFDRRRHIIVEGLNSIKGFNCSMPDGAFYAFPNITGTGYKSKELADKLLYEAGVACLSGTSFGAYGEGYIRFSYANSVENINEAIKRIKAVLA
- the tig gene encoding trigger factor: MEFKINKIDAVKQEVEFELTYADLAPHFEKAFQKYQKKAEIPGFRKGKAPVSMIKRMYGDMIEQASLEDVANDVYKNYLDENHVHPLGEAQMVDMDYEAKQLFKFKIKYEIKPEFELADYKGVEVNRTIHNVDEKMVDDEVKYLQSKHVTYEDAPKADGDEFSLTMDVQKLDETGTEIIGQSDKDVRFYLNDPQINKEFKEQLAEISVGEERILNLPGQEEGTIEKYKVLCKKVDKVIFPELNEDFFKSIYKDEEIKTTEEFRGKVKKELEGIYKNIADQEIRNNIVSELIKLNEIPVPDALVENILNSYIEDVKNQNPKRQLPKEFDEEEYRKTKRADAILQVKWYLIRDKIIEMEKIEVTDKDLEPVIEADAKKYNLPVEKIKAVYENNPDVKYRVLDDKLMNFLIENAKIKDVERHDHSHDDGGEHDHGDEKKKEAKPKKPRKKKTE
- a CDS encoding anhydro-N-acetylmuramic acid kinase; translated protein: MNKKLINLLRKNKRTVIGLLSGTSVDAIDAVLLQITGSGAGTRVKIMDFIEHPVPQNVRLEIFKNSAKNTARIEGITRLNVIMGALFADAVLKILKRNKLLSNNIDLIGSHGQTIHHLPEKKNYCGYRVKSTLQIGDPAIIANLTGITTVGDFRIADCAVDGDGAPLVPYLDHILFTHKSKNRALLNIGGISNITILKKNSAKRDVFAFDTGPGNMIIDGLMYHLFKKKFDKNSSTALMGKVNTELFNYLIKDKGYSSPPPKSTGREHYGAEFQLKLLKKFKGINKFDIIRTVTEFTAYSIWYNYRNYIETECKINELIVSGGGAENPLIMRSLKNYFKGVNVCRLKAGGINSKNKEAVLFAVLANECINGNPANMNRVTGSTKDVILGKICQA